The following proteins come from a genomic window of Pocillopora verrucosa isolate sample1 chromosome 6, ASM3666991v2, whole genome shotgun sequence:
- the LOC131776381 gene encoding signal-induced proliferation-associated protein 1: protein MAGTSVESNSSLEISSGASGYQAISPNDNPSLNADGFESEPFLCHHHGTVCSARSATAAEKFTWCKTDDDYSPNGELIRALKDFKARSLALKAALEDEAMVNDIQKELSDYVCSCSDPKYVHLVSGYHVECIEKFCSKKETFTQYHENRFKTYSDVGSTKASNHVTSAVAPEEFYKYSFYGVKHWNYCANDEDIGAVIITLKPEVTNPHSKGSFRIMVRSAHNLVIGLLSCSSHQVSLSSRDDVVHFISQQVDIKAPVKLITIPSVPAELLKMDSAFNKQAHKFGVVYMKEGQQTEEQLLGNETHSKAFDDFLNLLGERIRLKGFDKYRGGLDGNNDLTGKYSVFTKFCNSEVMFHVSTLLPFEEFDSQKLQRKRHIGNDIVCIIFMEATSTKFVPDCIKSNFLHTFIIVQVDVENNPDSYTVSVVSRSGVLPYGPPLYDKYIFDKGDEFRVWILKKLFQGEQACHRSPSFARLHARTRALIMGELLKSVRNSQSQTSAIPRASPDQYMTVAQVSRDFSSVCSVTQDGGDLVVFLVEEADKKSYVGVKSIMSAKSKVFLKMFSQELGHIYAHLPVSRAGSFTAPPELRRTTSSKTRYSGLRSGKMNLEKLRRSRSESDSSHDEGVTLESVTDLQSRKDPERSMASSKMQCSAEVIVVKQFESGVFEALLEFLHVGSCDLRPSLLPGLFAAAQYYQVEELRQVCVESMKQRGISPSCSDHSLTDLVSNNLTSPTVGRNVQTECVSDTHC, encoded by the exons ATGGCGGGAACTTCTGTTGAGAGTAACTCCAGCCTGGAGATATCGAGCGGAGCGTCGGGTTATCAGGCTATTTCTCCCAACGATAATCCTTCTTTAAACGCAGATGGATTTGAATCTGAGCCCTTCTTGTGTCATCACCACGGAACTGTTTGTTCGGCGCGTTCTGCCACTGCTGCGGAGAAATTCACTTGGTGCAAAACGGACGATGATTACTCGCCGAATGGAGAACTTATACGGGCATTGAAAGACTTCAAAGCGAGAAGCCTTGCTTTAAAAGCAGCTCTAGAGGATGAAGCCATGGTAAATGATATTCAGAAGGAGTTGTCTGACTACGTGTGTAGTTGCAGCGACCCGAAATATGTCCACTTAGTCAGTGGGTACCATGTGGAGTGCATTGAAAAGTTCTGTTCCAAGAAGGAGACCTTCACGCAATACCACGAAAATCGATTTAAAACCTACTCTGACGTTGGATCGACCAAAGCTAGTAACCATGTCACTAGTGCAGTCGCCCCTGAGGAATTCTACAAATATTCCTTCTACGGTGTGAAACATTGGAACTACTGCGCAAATGATGAAGACATTGGCGCAGTAATAATTACGTTGAAACCCGAAGTAACCAACCCACACTCAAAGGGATCATTCAG GATAATGGTCCGCTCAGCCCACAATCTTGTCATTGGACTGCTCTCTTGCTCAAGTCACCAAGTCAGTCTTTCAAGCAGAGATGATGTGGTACACTTTATAAGTCAACAAGTTGATATTAAAGCCCCTGTCAAGCTGATTACAATACCTTCAGTACCAGCAGAGCTCCTCAAGATGGACAGT GCATTCAACAAGCAAGCCCACAAATTTGGTGTGGTTTACATGAAGGAAGGACAGCAAACTGAGGAACAGCTTCTTGGTAATGAAACTCATAGCAAAGCATTCGATGACTTTTTGAATCTGTTGGGTGAAAGAATCAGACTGAAAGGTTTTGACAAGTACCGGGGAGGACTGGATGGCAACAATGATCTGACTGGAAAATATTCTGTGTTTACCAAGTTTTGTAATAGCGAGGTCATGTTCCATGTGTCAACTCTTCTGCCATTTGAAGAATTTGACTCTCAGAAG CTTCAGAGAAAGAGGCACATTGGAAATGACATAGTTTGCATCATCTTCATGGAAGCAACAAGTACCAAGTTTGTACCTGACTGCATTAAATCAAACTTTCTGCATACTTTTATTATTGTTCAAGTGGATGTAGAAAACAATCCAGACAGTTACACA GTATCAGTGGTGTCAAGGAGTGGTGTGTTACCATATGGCCCACCTCTTTATGACAAGTATATATTTGATAAG GGAGATGAGTTTAGAGTATGGATCcttaaaaagttatttcaagGAGAACAAGCATGTCACAGGTCACCCAGCTTTGCTAGGTTACAT GCACGGACCAGAGCACTCATCATGGGAGAACTACTGAAGTCTGTCAGAAATTCACAATCTCAAACCTCAGCTATACCTAGGGCATCACCTGATCAGTACATGACTGTGGCACAGGTGTCCAGGGATTTCAGTTCAGTTTGCTCTGTCACACAAGATGGAGGGGACCTTGTGGTATTCCTAGTAG AAGAGGCAGACAAGAAAAGTTACGTTGGTGTGAAGTCAATTATGTCAGCTAAGAGCAA AGTTTTTCTAAAGATGTTTTCACAAGAGCTCGGTCATATTTATGCTCATCTGCCAGTGAGCAGGGCAGGCTCGTTTACGGCGCCACCTGAATTGAGGCGCACGACCTCCTCCAAGACCCGCTACTCAGGATTGCGTAGCGGGAAGATGAACCTGGAGAAATTGCGACGCAGTCGAAGCGAAAGCGACAGCAGCCATGACGAGGGAGTCACCCTAGAATCAGTGACAGATCTTCAAAGCAGAAAAGATCCTGAGCGTTCGATGGCTTCGTCTAAAATGCAGTGCAGTGCAGAG GTTATCGTCGTGAAGCAGTTTGAAAGTGGCGTGTTTGAAGCTCTGCTGGAGTTTCTTCATGTGGGATCATGTGACCTAAGACCCAGTCTCCTGCCAGGCTTGTTTGCAGCTGCGCAATATTATCAGGTGGAGGAATTACGTCAAGTCTGCGTCGAGAGCATGAAGCAAAGAGGAATATCACCAAGCTGCAGT GACCATTCACTGACGGATTTGGTGTCGAACAACCTTACTAGTCCTACAGTAGGGAGAAATGTACAGACGGAATGTGTCAGTGATACACACTGCTAG